The sequence TCCGCGCTGAACCTCTTCTTCGGCATACCAAAGCTCCTTTCCAAGCTGACTTTCTCACAAAGCTTGGTCCAAGAAACCCAGGTCAGGTCACTGCAGAATCTTGGTGTGACCCATCTCATTCTTCGCGGTATCACGACCGATGTCTGCGTGCACACGATCATGCGGCAGGCTAACGATCTCGGATATTGGTGCCTGTTGCTCAAGGACAGCGTCGGCGCGACCGATGTGGGCAACCACGATGCGGCAATCAAAATGGTAAAGATGCAGGGTGGCGTTTTCGGCTGGGTCTCGGATACCTTTCGTTTGCGTGAGGGGTTGAAAAGGGGCGAATCTGATTACGCAGTAGAGGCGCTTCAGCATTAAAGCACTTGCGATCGGCTCGAGGCAGCTCGGTCTGGAAACCTCAGGCAGGTTCAGAATGCTCGAAAAAATTGCGCTCAACATGGAACAGTTGGTGGTCAGGATCATAGCAGTATCGGCATGCCAGGCGCTGGCATGCATATTTGAGAATGTGCATGATCATAAGAATGCTCGACATTGACCGTCTTCGATAGAGTTGAATCTGCAGTGCGCCGCGTCGGCTATCGGCGCTACGGCTCCCGTCTGCTGGTTTTCGTCGCGCTGCTTGGCCTGGCGGTGGGCGGCTGGTTCTGGTGGCATGGCGATGCTGATCGGTCCCATCTCACTTGGGCGCTTGGGACGATTCCCGTTCTGCTCGCATTGTTCGTGCAGATTATCGGATCGCTGCGCCGGGGCGATATTGGGCTCGACGTCGTTGCGGCGCTTTCCATGTCGGCGGCGCTTGTTTTCGGGGAAACTCTTGCCGGCAATGTCGTAGCGTTGATGTATGCTGGCGGCCAATTGCTGGAGAGTTTTGCCGAAGGACAGGCACGGCGCGAAATGACAGCGCTTCTCGGTCGCGTCGCGTTCACTGCGATGCGCTATCGCGATCATGCCCTTGAAGAAGTTCCGATCGTGACGATCCGGCAAGGAGACCGCCTGCTCATTCGGCAGGGCGAGGTTCTACCGGTGGATGGTCACATCGTCGACGGCGTAGCTGTGCTTGACCTCTCGGCCTTAACCGGAGAATCAATACCCAAAAGTCTCACGCGCGGTGGCGAGGTGCTGAGCGGGTCCACCCTTGTCGGCGCGCCCTTCGATCTAATCGCGAGCAGGCCAGCCTCCGAAAGCACCTATGCGCGAATTGTCCGCCTCGTCGAGGCGGCTCAGGCGAGCAAATCGCCGATGGCGCGCTTGGCCGACCGCTATGCCATTGGCTTTCTGGTGCTGACCGTATCCATCGCCGCCATCGCCTGGGCCGTTAGCAACGATCCGATCCGCGCTTTGGCCGTGCTGGTGGTGGCGACGCCTTGCCCTTTGATCCTCGCCGTTCCCGTGGCGATTATCTCCGGCATGTCGCGAGCCGCGAAATCCGGGGCGTTGGTCAAAGACGGCGCAGCGCTGGAAGCGCTGGCCCGCGTGCAGACGGCTATTCTTGATAAAACCGGGACGCTCACTGAGGGACGCCCCGCGATCACGGAAATCAGGACGCGCTATGGCTTTTCCGATAACGACGTGCTCGGGCTGGCCGCAAGTTTAGATCAGGCATCGGCGCACGTCGTGGCGACGACGCTCATCCAGGCGGCCACTGAGGCGGGGCTGACGCTCTTGCCGCCCTCCGATATCACGGAAGTTCCCGGCAAGGGGATCGAGGGTACGGTCGGCGGTCGACGTGTTGCGATCGGCGGCGATACCTATGTGCGCAACCGCAGCAGTGGCGACGGCCAAATGGTTGGCGGACTCGACCCGCCCCCTGGCGTGATGTCGGTTGCGGTTGCGGTGGATGGCGTGGTCGCGGGCGTCATCCTGCTTCAGGACCAATTGCGGGAGGATGCGCGCTCCACGCTCGATGCGCTGAGGGCGGCCGGAATCGAACGGATCGTGCTGGCTTCCGGCGATATGGATCACATTGCGCAGGCGGTGGGCCAATCCCTCGGCGTCGACGAAATCCAGGGAGATTTGACGCCCGAAGGTAAAGTCGCTGCCGTTCGACGTGAAGCAGCAACGCGCCAAGTGATGATGGTGGGTGACGGCGTCAACGATGCGCCGGCTCTGGCCGCAGCCGATGTCGGGGTGGCGATGGGCGCGCGAGGCGCGGCTGCTTCTTCGGAGGCCGCGGGCGTGGTTCTGCTTGTCGATCAGCTGCTGCCGCTCGCCAGAGCGCTCGATATTGCGCGGCGGACTCGTGGCATTGCGCTGCAAAGCGTATTCGTCGGGCTGGGCCTATCCGTCTCCGGCATGGTGGTCGCGGCATTCGGCTATCTACCGCCCGTGCAGGGTGCGCTTATGCAGGAAGCGATCGACGTTGTTGTCATCCTCAATGCGCTGCGGGCGCTGCGATAGCACGGCCGTTCAGTGAATCGGCCGAGCCTTCGCGCATGCTTTTCGATCGAGGTCGAGGATCACGTGACGCCGGACGCGGCCAGCCAGCCGCTGCACGCCGTGACCGATTGGGGCCGCTATACGGAAGCTCTTTCCTACGATGATCAAACGTAAAATGTTGAGCCTGGATAACGTCTGACTTATTTCGTCTGCTAGCTTATCATTGCTTCAATTATCGTTCGGGCAGTCAACAGCATTTTCGTCGGTGCATCGGCAGTTCCGAGAACGGTCCCGATGACCACATAAAGCTGTGATGGAGGAGTATGATGATTATGATTTCGGGAGTGCCTCAAAGATGAAGATGATTCTGGCCGCTCTCGATCTGGAGATTCGAAGCGATGCGGTGCTGGCCCGAGCGGTCCAGTTGGCTGTGACACATGCTGCCCAGCTCGTGCTGCTCCATGTCATCGAAAGGGAGACGTTGTCCTATGTTGCCGGCGTATCGGGTCGCAGCGAAACCGATCTGCAGGATGAACTTAAACAGCAAATGCTCACGAGGCTTGAGGCTTTATTGAGCGAAACCGGGCGCACTCGGCGTAGCGTCTGCCGCGTTGAATTTGGATCGCCACACGAAGTCATTACTCGAGTGGCGCGTGAGATTTCCGCAGGTCTGATCGTAATCGGGCCGGGCAAAACACAATCGTTGAAGGAGAAGATTCTAGGCTCGACAGCTGACCGGGTGATCAGGACGGCGCCCACGCCGGTTCTTGTGGTCAGGCGCCAGCCAGTAAAGCCTTATATACAAGTAGCTGTCGCGGTTGATTTCTCGCCTCAATCGGCAGCTGCCGCTAGGGAAGCGCATAAACTGGCTCCGGATGGTAAAATCACGCTGATTCATGTTGACGATATTCCGCTAACCGTCGAGCAGGTCATGTTACGCGCTGGGACATCACAGGCGGCGATGGAAGAATACCGCTCGGCCAGAATCACCAAGGCTAGTCACGATCTTGCCGGATTCGCGCTTGAAGTGGCGGGCCCTAGCAAAACACAGAAGCGCAATCTGCAAGGCGTTCCTGGCGTCGTCCTCGGCCGTCTCTCACGCAGCAGCCGCGTCGATCTGCTGGCCCTCGGACCGCATGGCCGCAACGTGATTCTCCCGACCCTTCTTGGCAGCGTCACGCAACGGGTACTCAAGGAAGCAGCCTGCGACGTTCTGGTCGCCGGCCCCCGCTAACGCCCCTTGTACGCAAAGATAAAATATAACCTGATGTGGTCGTCATCGGCGGCGCGGGCATGGCCTCCTGCCGTAGTCCCTGCTCTGTAGCGTCGCGCAGGAATTTCGTCGGAAGCCAGCCGGTGATGTTCTGATTGTGGTTGATTCTCCGGACACAGCCAGGCGTTGCCAAAAAGGAGAGAGCTTCAAGATGTCGTTTAAGAAGATTCTTGTTCCGTTAGCCGATGTTGATAGTGACGCAGAAGCAATTGATGCTGCGCTCCACCTCGGTCGCGAGTTCGGAGCTCAGATCGTGGCGCTTTACGCCAAGATGGCAAACGGCAATCCATCGACCAATCGGACCAAACTTGCGGGCTCTGTCGAACGCGAGAATGGGTTCACAGATGAAACGGAGGTGGAGCGCGCCCGCACGCTGTTTCGGAATTGCTGCGCATCCCATCGCATCAACTGGCCCGGTGACATAGCGACTGAGGGGCTGTCGGCAAAGTTTCTAGAATTGCAAGGGATCGAAGCCGACTTAATTGCTCAGCATGGTCGCGTCTCCGATCTAACCGTATTCACGCATCCAAATTCACACGAATTCGACTGGCCAAACATTTCTATCCAGACCGCGCTGCGGGAGACATCTCGGCCTGTTCTGCTCGTACCAAGAACGATTACGCGAGTTGGCCAACGAAGTATAATTGCCTGGAATGGGTCATTAGAGAGTGCCCGCGCCATCGCATTTGCGATCCCTATTCTTCTGCGAAGCGCAGACACTCTCGTAGTCACAGTCGGCAACTACGACGTCCAACCCTCTGGAGAAGATGTCGTTGACTATTTAAAATGTCACGGAATCTTCGCGAAGAGCATGGTTGTTCCCATTGAACAAGAATCGGAGAGCTTAACGTTGCTTGCCGCCGCTTCGAATTTCGATGCGGATCTGACCATTCTCGGCGCATATACCCGCCATCGTAGCGGGCATCCTGTATTTGGCTCCATGACGATCGAAATGATCGAACAAAAGCAGATCGCAGTATTTATGTCTCACTAGAAATCGCTGCACTTGCCGTGGGCCTTCACCGTCAGGCTTGAATGCGTCATTGGAACGCTCTGACGGTCGTCGCTCGCGTCTAATGCGACAAGAACACTGGAATTTTGAGATTCGCACCGAAGATATCTATCGTCGCGCTACCGAACATGAGCGTTCGTTCAAATCCGTGAGCGTGTCCTCCCATTACAAGTAAATTCGCGTCTGCGCGTCTCGCATGTGTTAGGAGACTCATGCCGACGGTGAGATTCTCCCGATTGATAGTCTTGAATTTGGCATCAATGTTTCAGCGTGAGAGATAATGGCGGAGCCCGCTTTCCGAATCGGCTACCGAAAAGGTCTTGTCATCGATCACAGACACGATGTCTTCGGGAAAGTCGACTGGCGGATTGATGATGGGGGCTCGCGACCAACGGCACCATGTTTCTTCCGACGGTACGTCGGTCAACCATGGGCCTCCAGATACTGAAATCAGGGACCGGGCGTGCCGGGCCGGTCGTCTTTGTTACCTTCGGCAAGGCTGTGGAGCCGCTGCGAGTCGCGCAGGACGATTCGCTGCCGCCCGCCTTCGACCAGCCCCTGGCCTTCCCAAGCGCTGAGGATCCGGCTGACCGTGTGCAGCGTGGTGCCGGTCATCTCGGCGACGTCCTGACGGCTGATCGGGAAATCGATCTCGACCCCGGCCTCAACCTTGCGGCCGGCTTGTTTCGCAAGACGGAGGAGCGTGTGCGCGATCCGCTGTTCGACCTGTTCGTTCGAGATTTCGATCACGCGGGTCTGGGTATCCTGTAGGCGGCTACCGACGGTTTGCAGCGCGCTGCTGGAAAGGCTCGGGAATTTGGCGATCAGGCGCTGCCAAGACGATGATGGCCAAGCGAGGGCGATGCTATCGACCGCGGCCACTGCCGTCGCAGGGTAGTGTGACAGGTTCATGGCCTGTGCGACGCCGAACAGTTCGCCTGCGGACACGTAGCGAACAACGGTCTGCTGGCCTTGCGGCGTCGTCTTCTCGACGCGGAGATGGCCGTGGAGCAGCACGAAGAAGCGGTCGGCTTCCGCGCCCTGCTCGAACACGGCGGTACCCCTCGGGTAGCGGACCGAGCGAGCCTCGCGCAGCAACTCCTCCTGTTCGCCGGGATTCAGGCCGGAGAACATTGAGAGACTGGCGACCAAAGAACGGTCGACTGAGGCCATGGCACCTTTCCTTGCAATGCGCCGGACACTAACCGCCACCGCTGCAGGCCACAACACCGGGCCGAGCCTTGGGCACGGGAACCCGCCGGCTGGTTGCGCTGGCGCAAAGTCCGGGATCGACGGGTTGGATATCGAAGAAGGCGGAGCCCGGCAGTCGCCGGTCCGCAAAGGCGAGGACGAAATGACAGTAAGGTTGAAAGGCGGCACTGGTCGCTGCGATCGTGGTGCTGGCGGGAGCCGCGCATGCTGCGGAAATCGAAGTGAAGATGCTCAACAAGGGATCTGACGGGGTGGCGATGGTATTCGAGCCGTCCTTTGTGAAGATTGTGCCGGGCGATACCGTGAAGTTCGTGTCCACTCACGAGGACAACGCATGAGCGGACCGGAAAGCCGCGAAGCGCAGTTTGGGGATGCTCCCCGAAGCGGCGGCGCTGCTTGCCACACTATGGGATGGGGATAGTTGCCATGGGTTTCGAGCTTGTCGAAAAGCGTGGCGAATACCTGCTTGGCCTTGCCCGTTTGAGGCACGGCCTTCGCCTGATCGACGTTGGTCGGCGAACCGACCACGATCACGCTTCTGGTTTGCGTCGGGACAAAGAAACCGGATCGCTCCTGACTATTTTGAGGGAGACAATTGGAGGTCTCGTAATGGCGACTATGGCTCCATCATGATCGGCGGCAACCTTTCAAAATGGGCGATGAGCTACTTTGCGGCTGCGATCGTATGGTTGTTGGCAGCCGAGATCCTCATGGTCGCTGGCTTTGGCTATCCTGCTGTCGACGTCGCATCGCCCGATACGCTGGTGATAGTCCACATGATCTGCGTCGGCTGGCTCAGCATGGCGATGTGCGGGGCGTTATTCCAGTTCGTGCCGGTCCTGGTAGCGAAACCCTTGTTTTCCGAGCGTTGGGAGCTGCCCACCTTCGCATTGCTCACGGCCGGTCTGATTGCGCTACTAGCGGGCTTTCTCGCACTCGGCGGGCGCCTGTCGGCGTGGCTCTGGTTGCTTCCGCTTGGCGCGACTTTGCTGATCGCCGGATTCGGTCTCATGACGATCGACCTTGTGTTGACGGTGTGGCGGGCCCGTCCTCCCATGGGCCCGGCACACTTCGTGCTCATCGGACTCGCTTCGCTGTGTGCGACAGCGTTGCTAGGCAGCGTGTTTGCATGGTCGCTGGCTGGGTATGGCGGTGCCGCGTTCGGGACGATTCTGGAATCGGGTGTCCCGCTTCATGCGATCTCCGGTTTGGGCGGCTGGCTGACGCTTACCGCCATGGGCGTCAGCTATCGCCTATTATCGATGTTCATGCTGTCGCCTGATATCGAGGGGCACCAAAGTCGCATTACGCTCCTTGCCGGTGCGGTGACGATCAGCTTTGTCGTGACCGGCGGACTTCTCGCCATCGCGATGGAAACCGGACTTGACGTCGTGCTTCTGGCGACCGCTGTTCTGAGCCTCGCAACACTCTCTCTCTACGGCCGCGACATCGCGGGGCTCTACCGCAACCGCAAACGACGACAACTCGAGCTGAATACTCGCATGGCGGCCTACGGTTTCGTTAGTCTGGCCGCAGCGGCATTGCTCGGGATCGAACTGGTAGCCACCGGCTCGTTCTCGGCGCATGTCGGAGCCTTCACGTTCCTAATCGCCTTCGGTTGGCTTTCGGGGCTCGTCCTCGCCAAGCTCTACAAGATCGTCGCTTTTCTCACCTGGCTCGAAACCTATGGCCCTGCGATGGGGCGCGTGCCGACGCCCCGCGTGCAGGATCTTGTTGCCGAGCGGCGCGCTGCCAAGTGGTTCGCGGGCTATTTCATATCCGTCTGGATAGCGACCGGCGGTTTGCTGGCCGGCCAGCCGTCTGCTTTCCGTCTCGCTGTCCTCGCGATGACGGTGGCGACTGCCGGCATTGTGCGGCAACTCGTCCGGACGCGTCGCCTAAGGGATGTAGTCGAGCCGCTCCGTCTGCCGAGCGGAACGAGCTTTCCGCGACTTTTGTATTCTCGACCTGAACCATGCCGAAAGAAACAGTCATGACCCATTACATCGACGTTGACGTCCGTCCCATCCTGCGCGCGGGCGGTGAGCCGTTTTCGGCGATTATGGCTGCCCTGGATAATCTTCAACCCGACAATGGATTGCGCCTCTACGCGACCTTCAAGCCCATCCCGCTGTTCAGCGTCATGGCCGACAGGGGCTTCGTCCACTCGGAGAGAGAACTCGACGGTGGCGAGTGGGAGGTCCTGTTCACGCCAGCGGGGATAGCGCTCGCCGAATCTCCGCCGCCATCGCAAGTTTCGGATACTTGGCCGGAACCGGTCGTGCGGCTCGACAACCGGAACCTCGATCCTCCTGAACCGATGGTGCGGATCCTCAGCGCCGCCGAACAGCTCCTTCCCGGGGAGACGCTCGCTGCGCTGCTTCGCCGCGAGCCGGTCTTCCTGTTTCCGCATCTGGAAAAGCGGGGCTTCCAATGGCTCGGCGGTTTCACGTCGGACGGATCGGCCTACGAACTCACTGTCCGGGCGCCGGCATGAATGACGATGACCTCGTTGAACTGATCGGGGAAGCGCTCCGGACTGTCATCGACCCCGAACTCGGGCACAATATCGTCGACCTCGGACTTGTCTACACAATCATGGTCACCGACGGCCTCGCGCATATCGTGATGACGGCCACCACGCCGGGATGCCCGGCCGTCAGCTTTCTCAAGGATGGCGTCGCCAACTGCGCATCGCGCGTGCCTGGGGTCCGGTCGGTCGATGTCGTCATAACGTTCGACCCGCCGTGGACGCCGTTGATGATAGCAGCCGACGTCAAAGCCTTGCTCGGGTTTGCTAGCTTGCATTAAAGCTACGGCAAGTTGCGATGGCGCAAAGACGATACTCTCGCACCAGCTATCGTGATCGCGTTCAAACAGACGGAGCGCACCATGGTATCCCGTTCAAGCCCGATCCTCGGCCGCGTGATCGATAGTCTCACCGCATGGCTCGCACATCGCCGCGACATCGGAGAGCTTTCTCACCTGCCGCCGGGAGAGTTTTCCTCGATCGCAAGTGATCTTCGCCTCTCCCCGACCGATTTTGCGAGGCTGGCCGGCAAACGGCGCGGCAAGGCCGACAATCTTTGCAGACTGCTCAGCGCTCTTGGAATCGATAATTCGGCAATCGCCCGCACCGAACCGGCCGTCATGCGCGACATGGAACGCGTATGTGCTGCGTGTCTGAACACCGCGATATGTCAGGACGAACTTCGTGCCGGAACGGCGGCTCGGACCTATCAGGAATTCTGTGCAAACAGCGGCACGCTCGATGTGCTCGATCGAGAGGAGAGGCTGCCGCCGGCCCCGGCGAGAGCCTCATGAAACTCGGTTACTGAGAAAAGCCATTAGAAATGCAACAATGGCGTTGCCGGTGCTGATAACGCACCGCGCCCCTACCGTCGTTGAATTAAGTGTAAGCGTCCATTTCTTACACAAGGCCTAGGCTTTGCCTTTGATAGGTTGCCAATTCCATGGCAGCGTCTCGTCGAGACGGCTGGCGGGATGGCCGTCGATCATGCGTTGCAGGATGTCCTTTAGATAGCCAAACGGCTCGACGTTGTT is a genomic window of Bradyrhizobium sp. G127 containing:
- a CDS encoding heavy metal translocating P-type ATPase, with the translated sequence MTVFDRVESAVRRVGYRRYGSRLLVFVALLGLAVGGWFWWHGDADRSHLTWALGTIPVLLALFVQIIGSLRRGDIGLDVVAALSMSAALVFGETLAGNVVALMYAGGQLLESFAEGQARREMTALLGRVAFTAMRYRDHALEEVPIVTIRQGDRLLIRQGEVLPVDGHIVDGVAVLDLSALTGESIPKSLTRGGEVLSGSTLVGAPFDLIASRPASESTYARIVRLVEAAQASKSPMARLADRYAIGFLVLTVSIAAIAWAVSNDPIRALAVLVVATPCPLILAVPVAIISGMSRAAKSGALVKDGAALEALARVQTAILDKTGTLTEGRPAITEIRTRYGFSDNDVLGLAASLDQASAHVVATTLIQAATEAGLTLLPPSDITEVPGKGIEGTVGGRRVAIGGDTYVRNRSSGDGQMVGGLDPPPGVMSVAVAVDGVVAGVILLQDQLREDARSTLDALRAAGIERIVLASGDMDHIAQAVGQSLGVDEIQGDLTPEGKVAAVRREAATRQVMMVGDGVNDAPALAAADVGVAMGARGAAASSEAAGVVLLVDQLLPLARALDIARRTRGIALQSVFVGLGLSVSGMVVAAFGYLPPVQGALMQEAIDVVVILNALRALR
- a CDS encoding metal-sulfur cluster assembly factor; the encoded protein is MNDDDLVELIGEALRTVIDPELGHNIVDLGLVYTIMVTDGLAHIVMTATTPGCPAVSFLKDGVANCASRVPGVRSVDVVITFDPPWTPLMIAADVKALLGFASLH
- a CDS encoding universal stress protein, which codes for MKMILAALDLEIRSDAVLARAVQLAVTHAAQLVLLHVIERETLSYVAGVSGRSETDLQDELKQQMLTRLEALLSETGRTRRSVCRVEFGSPHEVITRVAREISAGLIVIGPGKTQSLKEKILGSTADRVIRTAPTPVLVVRRQPVKPYIQVAVAVDFSPQSAAAAREAHKLAPDGKITLIHVDDIPLTVEQVMLRAGTSQAAMEEYRSARITKASHDLAGFALEVAGPSKTQKRNLQGVPGVVLGRLSRSSRVDLLALGPHGRNVILPTLLGSVTQRVLKEAACDVLVAGPR
- a CDS encoding DUF2249 domain-containing protein; translation: MTHYIDVDVRPILRAGGEPFSAIMAALDNLQPDNGLRLYATFKPIPLFSVMADRGFVHSERELDGGEWEVLFTPAGIALAESPPPSQVSDTWPEPVVRLDNRNLDPPEPMVRILSAAEQLLPGETLAALLRREPVFLFPHLEKRGFQWLGGFTSDGSAYELTVRAPA
- a CDS encoding universal stress protein, which codes for MSFKKILVPLADVDSDAEAIDAALHLGREFGAQIVALYAKMANGNPSTNRTKLAGSVERENGFTDETEVERARTLFRNCCASHRINWPGDIATEGLSAKFLELQGIEADLIAQHGRVSDLTVFTHPNSHEFDWPNISIQTALRETSRPVLLVPRTITRVGQRSIIAWNGSLESARAIAFAIPILLRSADTLVVTVGNYDVQPSGEDVVDYLKCHGIFAKSMVVPIEQESESLTLLAAASNFDADLTILGAYTRHRSGHPVFGSMTIEMIEQKQIAVFMSH
- a CDS encoding Crp/Fnr family transcriptional regulator, which codes for MASVDRSLVASLSMFSGLNPGEQEELLREARSVRYPRGTAVFEQGAEADRFFVLLHGHLRVEKTTPQGQQTVVRYVSAGELFGVAQAMNLSHYPATAVAAVDSIALAWPSSSWQRLIAKFPSLSSSALQTVGSRLQDTQTRVIEISNEQVEQRIAHTLLRLAKQAGRKVEAGVEIDFPISRQDVAEMTGTTLHTVSRILSAWEGQGLVEGGRQRIVLRDSQRLHSLAEGNKDDRPGTPGP